One Thamnophis elegans isolate rThaEle1 chromosome 2, rThaEle1.pri, whole genome shotgun sequence genomic window, AGGCTGGCAGCACAGTTGCGGTTGAGTCGCGGCAGGCtgctgaaggaaggaaggcgcaGGCAACGAGGCGCGGCAGACCTGGGCAatgtggcctttcttgccacaacgaCGGCAGACGGTGCCCTTGAAGGGGCATGCAGAGCAAGTGTGTCTGCCGCTGCAGCCCACACAAGCTGACGAGGCTGGAACGGCCGGCTGAGGGGGAGGCCGCCTAGGTTGAGCACGGAGCTGAGCCACTTGCTCATAGCCCGGGTCCTCCAGTGGCACCAGCTCACCGATGAGGCAAGCCTGAGCAGCCGGAGGAGGGcacggaggaggtggaggaggcgggggaggTTGAGGCTGGTGGAGAGGCTGCAGGTGCTGcatgtcggccgtggactgctccgagagctcggctgctctggctTCATCCACGGCCTGCTGCAAGATGATCTCTGGGTGAGACAGGAGACGGCGGCGAAGGTGAATGTCTTTGACCCCACAGACAAACTGTTCTATGAAGTTGTCCTCCAAGTCCCCGAAATCGCATTGAATTGCCGTTACGCGTAAGGATtgcagaaactggctgatggGTTCTGCCGGTTTCTGCACGCATTAGCGGAACTCATAGCGGCGGGTGAGATGGTGTGGGTGCGTAATGAATTTTGAGCTTCGCCATCAGTGTCTCCCAGCTGAGTTGATAGACCGGCCAAAGAGAGGCCAGGGCCCTCGCAGAGGCAAACATAGCCGGCCTGCAGCAGCTaaggaagaagctgcacttctccTCCGGTGGCAGGTTATGATTCTTTGAGGCTATGAGGTAGCACTCAAAGCGCTCGAGGAACCCGGCCCATGACTCGCCGTAGGTCCCAAATGGAGCGAACGATGGTAAAGCTGCTGCCATGTTTAGATCTTGAGGCAAACCTCTCGGTCACGATGTATGGTAGAAAGAAATATATGTCGGTTTGCAGAGCCGGTGGATGCTTCGCAGTTTGAGCGGCTATGCGGCTGATTTTCCTCTCGTTCAGTCCTAGGCACTGATTATTGGAATCGCCagtatcccaccttcgtcgccagttttgaggaTCGGCGGAAAGACGAGATGAGAGCCAGGACTCCAGAACAAGAGGTTTATTTACATtgaactatttacaggcgattcagcaccatccctgcttgacagctatttaaatgGGCTGTCAGAGCAGGGATAACCAATGGGCGCGCTTTCAGCGACTGGCAACTGATGATGCTgcgccctagccaatcagggcgttgcctggcctgttgctagctgccaggtcgtatgtcgaggactttccgagtcctcaacacccccctctttcccccccccccccggcctgacATGCTTGTATGCCTTCTGAATGAGCGAGCGAACGAAAAATCCTTCCAGTTTTTGGGACGTtaggctgaatttcacccctgccagaaGTGTTCAGCTGACTGGCAGCCAACAAagccccaggcagaattgcaTCCTGCACGGGAGGGGGGGTGTgtcacctccagcactcctctgccacctcccttgcctcttagcgcccccaacacccccttgcctcttagagcccccctaagtcatcccaccgccccccCAGGGGGCAGTACCGCCCACTTTGGACACCACTGATTTATATGAATTGATGGTAATGACAGTGATATCAACTGTATTGAAATAATATCACATATCTGGAAGCATTTTTCATCATCATTTCAAATCATGATTATAATTTCTAGATACCTTttccacatgtttttttttaccacTAATGCCTAACCAAACTCTAAAAAGGCTTCATTTGATTTGACAACTGATGATTGTCCTTTTGTCTTCTTATATTTCTGTCTGCCATAGTTCAATTTACAGCTAAACTTTGGGAAAAGGAAAGCTCTCTGTAATTTGCTTCCACTGCCTCttagtctctttctctctctttttttgtctcCCCCCACTCTTCATATGCATGAGGAACTATCGGAGTTTTTGAAAAAGAATGCCACATAAGGGAACATAAAATTCCTCTCAAgtgcctagatcaggggtgtcaaacttgatttcactgagggccgcatcagggttacgTCAGGTGGGGATGGCAAGTTTGACATCACTCAGGTTGGGatcacctgtggtggccaaatgCTAAGGCAGGGCTTGCCTCagacccttcctccctctcattataatcttccttccttctttccttccttcccttcacctcctcctcatcttctttttccttccctcttcattctcctttcttcttccttcccctattttcttatctttccttccttgctctcttcccatcttcctttttctttcctctttcccattctcctttcctgtcccttcttgaatgctcaaatgcaaaaggggaaacatttgttttgctagccctctgccagcatcTGTGCCCCCCTGGGGTCCCATTTTTGCCACGATGGcttcctctgccagtaaaaactgAACTGGGGGGGGGCTGTGCATGCCCCAggccccattttcactggcagagtgctgcaggaggctgtcatgtCCAAAACCGGAGCCCAGGAGAATCCTGCATGGCtctcccgggctccattttcactggcagaggcactgcgggccagtcctttcctGTTTCCAGGGCATTTGACACCCTGACCTAGATAGAATGAAGTACAGAGACACTGGGTGCCTGGATCGGCCCTTCAGTAAGCTAATAACGAGGACTAGTGTTTGGTAATAGTTCTTGAGTAGAAATTCTAAGCTGCAAATATAACATGAAAGGAGAAAAGGCTTTGCATTCTATTTAAAAGTGCTTGATGCAGTGCTGAGATTCCTTTGTTCTCATCAGCTATAAGTGGAATCTAATTCCTTATTTGCACAATTGAGTATTGTTTCCAGGAAACTAAATTGGAAAGCAACTCAATTCTTTTTAATGATAAGTGACTTGGTGAAGCTTTGTACATCTGTTTGCAAAGTGGAGTTAATCAGATGCTAAAACAGGTCAAGAGGTGGCTCTCTTAGGATACATATGTTGTATGGTGTGTACTTTTGCAATGGCAATCTTGCACATATTCTGCAGCTTCAAAAGAAAGCTTACTTAGTAGGCTCACAGGCCTTCTCTTCTACTGTGTCGTATGCTTTCTAGCCCAGCATTGCCCAGAGATCCATGTCTTTGAAACCTTGACTGTTCCCCCAGGCCTAGTTGTTcagtatttcattttatatttggcGTGTTGCATATGTTTCTTCCTGAAGTGGATGGTCTTTTTACAGGGTAAATCACTAAAATCATTGGATAGCCCCTAGATTAATTGAATGTTTGCCTCCTACCATTATGAAGCTCTGTAACAGGAATGGAAGGAAGTGGAAACATTTGATTAAATGGTATAGTAGAGCCTACGAAGATTATGAGCACCCAAAAGGAGACAAGCCCATTAAAGTTTTGTGCTGTTTATtcaataaaccttttaaagacaGAAACCTAAAATTTCAATACACAAAAACACCTTCTTTACAGGACATCATGAAATAATCAGGCGAAATTCTATAAGCTTGAGCTTCTCCAGTGGTTTTTACACAATTAAGTGACTACTGTCTGCTTAAATGTTGTAGTTAAAAAGTTTTATAGAAATACATAAAAGGTAACGTACAAGTCCAGCTACTATTTTTTTGACGAAGATGTTTCTAACAAGGAAAGAAAATCCATACAAAAATATTTCCGACTTTGTCTTGCTACATATGTTGTCATCAAAAGCGGGACAAGCCCGGTCTGCAACAGGCTTTAGCAGACTCACCAGACTTTTCAATAAAAAGGAAACATTCTCCCCTACATTAAAAGCAGCAATCTCTTCTTCGGTTAAAAATTCTTCACTTTCTCTCTGAAAATTATAACTTAAAGCAAAATGAACAAATAACATTTTATCACTGCACTCTCAACACAAACTCTAGATATTCAATAGAATAAAAGCATATTGCACATAGTGTTATTGCAATCCTGAGAAACATTCCATAAAAAATACTGTCATTCAGTGACAATAGCTCCACATCAAGTAGCAACTTCACACAGTAGTAGACGCCTTCAACATATCTTGAAATTGGAGCCACACAAGTCTAGTACAAAACTTAATCATATAAAATTGTTTAAGGCCATGATCCTAAAGTACGTTTATATATTGGAGCactggggcaaggcaaaacctGGCAATGTGTTGTCAAACCTATATTTTTAGAAGAAAATCAgtggtgggggcatggtattgtaGCCCACCCATTTCCATCAATTTTCTGCTAATGTTaacccctcccctcttttccaaACCTACAGTACTTCCCAATTCTGGAGTCCAGCTAGAAAGAACTAAGTTAAGGTGCTAAAGCAGCATTTGCAGAAAGAGATTAGCTTTCTTTATCATTGTGGTTCATTCCTTGCTTTAAATGCTAATATTGAAAGTGAATTGTTATTTACTTTGTCATGTTGATTTACACATTGCCTTGAAAATAACTTGCATGGCAACCTATCTCAATAGTTATTTATAGTATTATTCCAGTTAGTATCTTTTTAGGAATGCAAGTTTTCAGTTGTTTGATCACCTTCTATTAACCTTGCATTCCTTATTCTTGAACCTTTTAagtgttcttttctcttttaagaGTTCTTCTATgtatatttttctctatttttctaagTCATATTGCAAATTCCTAACATCCTATAATAAAAGGCAGCAGTTCCCTCAAAAATTAAGGGATTTTAAGTATTTTTCTTTACAATGGACTTCTTCAAGTAAACATTAATCCCTGATATAACTTGTAAACCATATTTTCTCAACAAATGACTGTTTGTGACATAAGGCAGCAGCATCTCAAATATCTAGAGGTACTTtaaaaaaggcaattaaaaatACTATACATATGAAACTCAAATGGTACTTAACCTATTAAATGTATTCAAAAAGTTCCAAGTATTTTTCTCCCTATTTTCATGTTTAATATATTGCTGTGTGAATCTTCCAATAAGCAACAAGGAAGTTTCTTCATAAAGTATTCcaccagagagaaagagagagagatcaaggTGAGTGTAACAAGCACTGGCCTTTTTATCACCAATAGAAGGTTCCAGGGCTAAAAACTACAATCATCCACCTGGCAAACCTCATCACATGTGCCACAGGAAAGTTACCTTACAGCAAAAGTTTGTCTTATGGAAGAAGCTTTTCCAAGTCTTCCTCCCTCAAAATGAAGCCTGGTAAATCTGTGTGAAAGCGGTGAGgtatattttttgcatttttctcttAAAGTCTTGCCTCTTTTCAAAGCACACGTACTGAGAAATCAAAATTCATTTGTGAGTTGGATCTGCTTTTTTGTCCAGCCATTTCTTCATAGAGGAGATCCTGCTGATAGTGACATGGGTAAACTGGTTTGTGTGTGCCaaccctgtgtttttttttcctggcaaaacTTCCTGCCTCTCTCTGGCTCCCTTTTTACATAGGCGCTCAGCCATCAAAACAGCCTGCTGTGTATGAGTGATGCCTGCTGAAGTAGCTGCTGCCGTAAACCAATGAGAGGCAATGCCTGGATTCTGTCGAAATGGCTACCTGCATCGTGATTGGCCTTTGGAGAGACATAGTCTGCAAAACAGGCTGGAAATTATCCTGCAGGGCAGAATAAGTGCTCAGCGTAGTATTCCCTGAACTGAGGCCACTGGATCGAGGAGCTTGCAGGGAGTCCCGATAAGCGGAGCACAGATCCTGTATCGGAGAACAGAACTGTGACAGGACCGCTGAGGGCTGGGGGTGGTACTGTGGCTGTTGGAAGAGCACCTGAGTTGGCGTCTGGAGGTTTAGGCTTTCCAtaatttgctgctgctgctgttgcaacAGGCTCAGGGAATCCTTTTCCTGTGTATCTTTTCTGGGGTCCTTACTGTGAACTTTGCtagagaaaaataaatcaaaaacaCAATCAAACCAAAAGAAATGTGAAACTAATTAACATAGGCAATGCTGAGAAACAAGTAtcaactagcactgatgatgttacctagtttgggtaatcaaacatctgccagaaaacatgcaagctcagagagcaccaaggacctttcaTGGCaaaccctgagctacacatatttGCCTCTATTGGCAAATATCATGTATCAGATTTAAGTCAGTGGCAATATTTATAGCTACAATACTTGTTAACAACAATGGACAAAAACATTTCCAGCTTCCCAGATACCCAAGATAGTAAAACTTGTTTAAATCTTTAAAACTACGTTTAAATTCTATGTTATTTGTTATCCATAAATCAATTATGTATACAGGTGTTAAGAGATTAATAAACTACAGAGTTTGAAATTCCTGCATTGCCTAGACAATGGAAGAGTGTCTTATCTTCTATACTAGTGTGTCAGTGGACCTTAAACTATTACTTATATAACAAAAATATAATTGGATTCCATTACATTTGTATAGAAAACTGTCTAGGAGAGCAGTATGTTGGAGATAAAAACACATGTTTTTCCATTGCCCTATACTTACTATGTTTTATGAGAAAATAGTGGAGTACTTATAAATTCGACTGTACAACAAACCGCTAATATTTTCAGAGGATAGTATTCTCTTGAATTACATATCTAATACACAGAATCTGACAACTGTACAACATTAATGGACTCTGTGCTATATTACAATTAAAAGATTGATATTACATcattggaaagataaatgtatGGCCTCATTTACTCAATGGATTCAAGACCAAACTACACTTGCTATCCGAGGGGATTGCGGAAAGACATAGACTTTGTATggataaatataatgaaatatgggactcATTTAGCAAAGtacaatagattttaaaaagcatGATTGTCATATAATATGAACATTATATTctgtataatataaatattagttaattatataaaattgcaactgttcttatagttcatattttatttatttatttattttaagcacTTGTCACATATTTTTAATAATGTGTTTATCTTGTGCTTTGTCCCgtttgggttttttctttttataatttaaaatgcaatatttttttaaacaaaaatatgaaaCTTGGTTGCCGAATAAATAAATCTCCCCATAATAACCcatatgctgttttttttttttgggggggggggaattaaaattCCTGAGCATTTTATGTTTTCAGTAGTTTTATAGCTGAATACCTTTTACATTCCCTTGTTTCAAGTTCAGGAAAGAGAAACTAATGAACCAGAGTTGATGGTATGTATTTTAAAAGTTGCCAGTCAATTTGCTGATGAGGCAAATATTTATGCAGGAATCTATTATATGAACACACTGCAAAGGCTCAGGACAAGGGGAGCAGAAACTACATAATCAAGAGGAAGTGTCACTTGGTAAAATCTTGGATAAGGGCAATCACAGGGCCCCTCTCTATAGACCAACATTTTATTTCCGAATGCATGCATAAATCACTGAAGAAGATTCATTACTAATAGCAAATCCTTTTAACTAACTTGCACATATTTTCCTGGGCTGGTGCAACTACCTTTCGAGACCAGAAAAAGACATAATCTCTTTTTACGAGCAGCCAATAGAcaaggaacccactcctgcctaCTTTAAATCCAAGCTTGGCATCTGTCCGTTGCATAACACTGTATTGGAAGCTCAGGACAATGGTCTACTTCACTTTGAAACTTACCCAAGCATGAGTTCAATGCAAGGAACAAGCTGTTCCCAGGAATAACATGTCAGCAGTTGAAGCTGTATGGTCCACGGGGGAGAGATCTCAAGGTAGATGCGGGAGGCACCCAGACAAGCAGCAGCAACCAGAGAAGGccgaaaagagagaaaaacatgaTCTGGGAGGGGGGTGAGTGGGTAAGGAAAAGAGGAAACAAACAGGTAAGACTGctgtttaaaaaagaattatcttTGGGACAAAACTGATTAATACTGAGGTGACATGGCTGTTTGCAAGGAACGTCATGGAAAGTTACTGAAATCTCTTAGTGTGCTAGGTAATAACTCACAATATGAAAAATGCTCTTAAATAGGCATTTAATTTACTGCTtcctttagaccagtggttctcaacctgtgggtcgggaccactttgggggttgaatgaccctttcacagaggtcgcctaagaccataggaaaacacatattttcgatggtcttaggaaccgagacaccaattttatggttgggggtcaccaccacatgaggaactgtattaaagggtcacggcattgggaaggttgagaaccactgctttagacctCTAGCACTGTGATCATGAGCATGTTTACTTAAAAATTAAACCAAATTCTGATGCTGTTGAAACAATGAGGCTCCTAGAAtgacctgcagagccagggctgCTCAAGGAATGTGTGATTATTTTGCAAAGCCCATCCTCTCCCCACCCCTTGGCTGAATGGAGGAAGGTTAAAAACGAGAAGGTCTGCCGGAGCTTATCCTGAGTTCCAATGGAGTGGTGCCCTGTTCAGACTGCTGGAAGTTTTAAATTTTGCTTTTATGGAGgatgagggaaagaaaggagtTGACAGCTTCTCACTTTCCTTTGCAATATTGGAAAATGTTGAAATTACTAATAACATgttcaatttatatgctgcccaatgcCTAGCAATTCTGCCCCCTCATTTCACAGGACATTGACAATAATGTGATGTGGATGGCTGCACCGGAGAATGAATAGCTGACTTAGCGAGTTGGATCCTTTGAATACCACCAACAAAATTCGTTGTCCAGCAAACATATAGCTGATCACCCTGCTGATACTTTATAACCGAGAAATCACCATTTGGCACTTTACATCCTTTAACAGCACAGGAAGAACTGAGAAAAGCTGCTTTTAACTATCCTCAATCTTGTATTACTTCTAAGTTGAAAACAACCCAAGAACCAAAATTCAGCAAAGTTGCCATCATAGAGCTGAATCATGGATTGATGAATTTTTCTAAAATGGTTGGAGGCATAATGCTGCCTCCTAGTGGCTTTTCGTTCCCATTCTCACACTCCTATTTAAAAATGTGCTTTAAATATTATTCCACATTATTACATGTAGTGTAAATGTTGAAAcatgttcaataaaaatattttttaaaatattattccgCCTCATCAGTCCAAAGTCGATATTGACCCAGAAAGCTCGATGACTCTCTCCAAATGATTATTATCATTCATAGTAATACTCAATAGTATGTGCAGAATTATTTCCATACAATAACTGTTTGGGATCAATGAACTGTCTGAAATTTCATGACAGGGTTGATGGGTTGAACAGCTTGGAAGATCCCTGCCTTAACCCCTTCTGGTAACGTTTCCCCTTCTTTTGGccctcatgatgatgatgatgaggctACACTGAAGCTTCCTACACCTCAAATGCTCCTAACCAAGATCCGATTATTACCTTGCAATGAAGTTTCTAGGAATGAGTGAGAGTATTTCTCCATGATGGTTCTGAACTTGGTGACAGACGTGATGGGCCAGCCTTTGTGGAGGTCACCCTCACTGACAGAAGCGAAGAGGTAATAGTCAATGTAGTGTGCTGGGGTTGGCAGACACAGATTCCAATTGAAGCTCTCCAGGAGCAACAGCTCCATCTTCAGCAGGTCTTTTTTCGTAAGTGTTAGATTAAGGCTGCACATGTAAGCAAAGTTGTTCAGCAGTTCTAGTTTGGGTACTTTATCCTCCTTCTCTTCAAATTTGCCTAAGGAAAGATGAACACAAGGTGATTGATTCAATCTCCATCTTATACCATCAGACTATATGTTTAACCCATCTGTAGATTCGTTAGTCCTCATGCATACAAGAGGCCGAGATCTTTTTTTTCTGCTATAAAAATCAACCACAGTTCCATCATGACTGAATTTGTGGAATCATAAGACGGATCGGAGAGCATATTCTATCTTTTCTCCTTAGACAAATCCCAGTTTCAAATTCAAGTATCATGGGTAATTTTGAAGCacgaa contains:
- the CCNJL gene encoding cyclin-J-like protein codes for the protein MRSLRMEQPWWKGDLAADIHQTLRLKELKLPVYKAHSPQIERRRYFAHLLTVLSNHCQLCPTARHLAVYLLDIFMDRYDVTVKQLYVVSIACLLLASKFEEKEDKVPKLELLNNFAYMCSLNLTLTKKDLLKMELLLLESFNWNLCLPTPAHYIDYYLFASVSEGDLHKGWPITSVTKFRTIMEKYSHSFLETSLQDHVFLSFRPSLVAAACLGASRIYLEISPPWTIQLQLLTCYSWEQLVPCIELMLGKVHSKDPRKDTQEKDSLSLLQQQQQQIMESLNLQTPTQVLFQQPQYHPQPSAVLSQFCSPIQDLCSAYRDSLQAPRSSGLSSGNTTLSTYSALQDNFQPVLQTMSLQRPITMQVAISTESRHCLSLVYGSSYFSRHHSYTAGCFDG